The proteins below are encoded in one region of Bombus terrestris chromosome 7, iyBomTerr1.2, whole genome shotgun sequence:
- the LOC100643935 gene encoding transcription elongation regulator 1 isoform X3 — METSTEQTPATTETASNNEQEHNEEGMEETEDYSFDGEDYRHFVPRGRGGFRDRGRGGFDFPMRGGPPRFRGRGFGPRGPMFRGANNGFPFEGPPRPNCPPGPAGPRFRGPPPFDPSWGPMGPPNLMGPPNLMGPPGMIPGQQQPPQQQAQQANIPGLDLNGEVWVETKTPDGKSYYYNIRTRETTWTKPEGPNVKVMVQDQLEQLVHGASKQTTPTGTPTSTATTPNQINENRVSQSSEQSSTNNADAISQLSTAPPGTGPPPTLGETPDMNAQPTDTTQANGTTPTTVTSTPTMNTPAVNTNMMQPPPNMIPMQHRMPNQFGGPIATQFGAAPFGMPPPGFQPFGGYGPPQANWGMPQMPHGVMAPQAPAEDPAILAQLDQELVASAMVWTEHRAPDGRLYYYNSKAGESVWEKPQALKDLENAKLALRQKAEEAAAISTNTAVTTSTVTSNNVTTEATKQEKPQESNHETKDSVKETDANKPKKEETAPKEAAKPQDKSRPISSTPVPGTPWCVVWTGDGRVFFYNPSSRISVWERPDDLIGRQDVDKMVSTPPDAVVATKPTRQSDTSESSDDEQPIPAKKMKQDDTKTTAPKEEEEKENKKTIDIGKEAAIEAEVRAARERAIVPLETRIKSFRDMLAEKDVSAFSTWEKELHKIVFDPRYLLLTSKERKQVFEKYVKERAEEERREKRNKMKERKEQFQKLLEEAGLHGKSSFSDFAQKHGRDERFKNVEKMRERESLFNEYLLEVRKKEKEEKTAKREQVKKEFIAMLREHKDIDRHSHWSDCKKKLESDWRYRVVESASTREDWFRDYIRMLKEERKKEKEKDKDHRHRDKDHHKSEKKDRDRKDVDKYKDKSSKDRVDKDSSKDKKRRSEATSEENGKEKKEAVAEKESGEIEDNDEKPSKKENDKENTEDQSDSEEDREKQKRERERRAEASLREREREVQRTLATHLRDRDKERQHHRHTEAVQHFSALLADLVRNGDLAWREAKRQLRKDHRWELAESLDREEKERLFNEHIEQLSRKKRDKFRELLDEVGASTELTASWRDIKKSLKDDPRYLKFSSSDRKCEKEFKEYIKDKLVAAKADFRELLQETKLITDKTYKKVQENSAHLAEIEEILRKDRRFLVLEAAAAERTRLLMGYLEELARRGPPPPPTASEPSRRPTTN, encoded by the exons ATGGAAACGAGTACCGAGCAAACTCCCGCAACTACGGAAACCGCTTCTAATAATGAGCAGGAACACAATGAAGAGGGCATGGAAGAAACTGAAGATTACAGTTTCGATGGTGAAGATTATAGGCATTTCGTACCACGGGGTCGAGGAGGGTTTAG GGATCGTGGCAGAGGTGGGTTTGATTTTCCCATGAGAGGTGGACCTCCAAGATTTAGAGGAAGAGGATTTGGACCTAGAGGACCAATGTTTCGTGGAGCAAATAATGGATTTCCGTTTGAGGGACCTCCTAGGCCAAATTGTCCACCGGGTCCAGCAGGACCACGTTTCCGGGGACCTCCGCCGTTTGATCCTAGTTGGGGACCTATGGGGCCACCAAATCTGATGGGACCGCCAAATCTTATGGGACCTCCAGGAATG ATTCCAGGTCAACAGCAGCCCCCGCAACAACAGGCACAACAAGCAAACATTCCAGGCTTAGATCTCAATGGAGAGGTATGGGTAGAAACAAAAACACCGGATGGCAaatcatattattataacattCGTACAAGGGAAACTACATGGACAAAACCAGAGGGACCAAATGTTAAGGTCATGGTGCAAGATCAG TTAGAACAACTGGTGCATGGAGCGTCTAAACAAACAACCCCAACTGGCACTCCCACTTCTACGGCTACTACTCCTAatcaaattaatgaaaataggGTGTCTCAAAGTAGCGAACAATCTTCAACAAATAATGCAGATGCTATCAGTCAACTTAGTACTGCTCCACCTGGTACAGGGCCACCTCCTACACTTGGTGAAACACCAGATATGAATGCACAACCAACTGACACAACACAAGCAAACG GTACAACACCCACAACTGTAACTAGTACCCCAACTATGAATACCCCAGCAGTAAATACAAATATGATGCAACCTCCTCCTAATATGATACCTATGCAACACAGGATGCCAAATCAATTTGGTGGTCCAATTGCAACACAATTTGGAGCAGCACCTTTTGGTATGCCACCGCCAGGGTTCCAGCCTTTTGGAGGTTATGGTCCACCACAAGCAAATTGGG GTATGCCACAAATGCCACATGGAGTCATGGCTCCACAAGCTCCAGCAGAAGATCCTGCTATATTAGCTCAGTTGGATCAGGAACTAGTAGCATCTGCTATGGTATGGACGGAACATCGTGCTCCGGATGgaagattatattattataatagtaaaGCTGGAGAATCTGTTTGGGAAAAGCCACAAGCACTAAAGGATCTtgaaa ATGCAAAATTAGCGCTACGGCAAAAAGCAGAAGAAGCAGCTGCCATCTCTACGAACACCGCCGTGACTACTTCCACCGTTACTAGTAACAATGTAACTACAGAAGCCACAAAACAAGAAAAACCTCAAGAAAGTAATCACGAAACCAAAGATAGTGTAAAGGAAACAGACGCTAATAAACcgaaaaaagaggaaacagCGCCTAAAGAAGCTGCCAAACCTCAAGACAAATCTAGACCAATCTCTAGTACACCAGTACCTGGAACTCCTTG GTGTGTTGTTTGGACGGGCGATGGACGCGTATTCTTTTATAATCCCTCATCGCGTATTTCTGTCTGGGAAAGACCAGATGATCTCATTGGTCGTCAGGATGTCGATAAGATGGTATCTACTCCGCCAGATGCAGTGGTAGCTACGAAACCAACGCGTCAATCAGATACAAGTGAAAGCAGTGATGATGAACAACCAATACCAGCAAAAAAGATGAAACAGGATGATACAAAAA CCACAGCGCcaaaagaagaggaggaaaaagagaataaaaaaactATCGATATCGGAAAGGAGGCTGCAATAGAGGCAGAAGTACGAGCTGCTAGAGAAAGGGCAATTGTTCCTTTGGAGACAAGAATTAAATCATTTAGGGATATGCTTGCAGAAAAAGAT GTATCCGCGTTTAGTACTTGGGAAAAGGAGCTTCACAAAATTGTATTTGACCCCCGATACTTACTTTTAACATCGAAGGAGAGAAAACAAGTTTTCGAGAAGTACGTAAAGGAGAGGGCGGAAGAAGAGAGGCGGGAAAAGAGGAACAAAATGAAGGAACGAAAAgaacaatttcaaaaattgcTAGAAGAAGCTGGTCTTCATGGAAA aTCTTCATTTAGTGATTTTGCTCAAAAACATGGGCGTGATGAACGGTTTAAGAATGTAGAAAAGATGCGTGAACGGGAGAGCCTATTCAACGAATATCTGCTGGAAGtgcgaaagaaggaaaaagaggaaaaaacagCAAAACGAGAACag GTGAAAAAGGAATTCATAGCGATGCTACGTGAACACAAAGACATCGACAGACATTCGCATTGGAGCGATTGTAAGAAAAAGTTGGAATCAGATTGGAGGTACAGAGTCGTAGAGTCAGCAAGCACGAGGGAAGATTGGTTTAGGGATTACATTCGTATGCTAAAGGaggagaggaaaaaggaaaaggagaaagacAAAGACCACCGGCACAGAGATAAAGATCATCACAAGTCGGAGAAGAAAGATAGGGACCGAAAGGATGTTGATAAGTACAAGGATAAATCGTCAAAGGATCGGGTTGATAAGGACAGTTCGAAGGATAAAAAACGCAGGAGCGAAGCAACTTCGGAGGAAAATGGCAAGGAAAAAAAGGAGGCAGTGGCAGAGAAGGAAAGCGGAGAAATCGAAGATAACGATGAAAAACCATCAAAAAAGGAGAACGAT AAGGAGAACACGGAAGACCAATCTGATTCAGAAGAAGACCGTGAGAAACAGAAACGAGAACGTGAAAGAAGAGCAGAAGCCAGTCTtcgtgagagagaaagagaagttcAGAGGACTCTTGCTACGCATCTTCGTGATAGAGATAAGGAAAGGCAGCACCATCGTCATACAGAGGCAGTACAGCACTTTAGTGCACTTCTTGCAGACTTG GTAAGGAATGGTGACTTAGCATGGCGGGAAGCGAAACGACAATTGAGGAAAGATCATAGATGGGAATTAGCTGAAAGTTTAGATcgcgaggaaaaagaaagactatTTAACGAACACATAGAACAGCTTAGTCGTAAGAAACGTGATAAGTTCCGCGAGCTACTTGACGAAGTAGGCGCTTCTACGGAACTTACCGCTTCATGGagagatattaaaaaatcattaaaagaCGATCCTAGATATCTTAAATTTTCATCTAGTGATCGG AAATGCGAAAAAGAATTCAAAGAGTACATTAAAGATAAACTTGTTGCGGCCAAAGCCGATTTTAGGGAACTTCTTCAA GAAACAAAACTTATCActgataaaacatataaaaaagtACAAGAAAATAGTGCACATTTAGCcgaaattgaagaaattttaagaaaagaTCGAAGATTTCTCGTATTGGAAGCAGCCGCTGCTGAACGAACGCGACTGTTAATGGGATATTTAGAAGAATTGGCACGTAGGGGTCCACCGCCACCACCTACTGCCTCAGAACCTTCAAGAAGACCAACCACAAA CTAA
- the LOC100643935 gene encoding transcription elongation regulator 1 isoform X2: protein METSTEQTPATTETASNNEQEHNEEGMEETEDYSFDGEDYRHFVPRGRGGFRGGFDFPMRGGPPRFRGRGFGPRGPMFRGANNGFPFEGPPRPNCPPGPAGPRFRGPPPFDPSWGPMGPPNLMGPPNLMGPPGMPPPHMMNGPIGTGPGPYGPPPGMGPPNMNNIPGQQQPPQQQAQQANIPGLDLNGEVWVETKTPDGKSYYYNIRTRETTWTKPEGPNVKVMVQDQLEQLVHGASKQTTPTGTPTSTATTPNQINENRVSQSSEQSSTNNADAISQLSTAPPGTGPPPTLGETPDMNAQPTDTTQANGTTPTTVTSTPTMNTPAVNTNMMQPPPNMIPMQHRMPNQFGGPIATQFGAAPFGMPPPGFQPFGGYGPPQANWGMPQMPHGVMAPQAPAEDPAILAQLDQELVASAMVWTEHRAPDGRLYYYNSKAGESVWEKPQALKDLENAKLALRQKAEEAAAISTNTAVTTSTVTSNNVTTEATKQEKPQESNHETKDSVKETDANKPKKEETAPKEAAKPQDKSRPISSTPVPGTPWCVVWTGDGRVFFYNPSSRISVWERPDDLIGRQDVDKMVSTPPDAVVATKPTRQSDTSESSDDEQPIPAKKMKQDDTKTTAPKEEEEKENKKTIDIGKEAAIEAEVRAARERAIVPLETRIKSFRDMLAEKDVSAFSTWEKELHKIVFDPRYLLLTSKERKQVFEKYVKERAEEERREKRNKMKERKEQFQKLLEEAGLHGKSSFSDFAQKHGRDERFKNVEKMRERESLFNEYLLEVRKKEKEEKTAKREQVKKEFIAMLREHKDIDRHSHWSDCKKKLESDWRYRVVESASTREDWFRDYIRMLKEERKKEKEKDKDHRHRDKDHHKSEKKDRDRKDVDKYKDKSSKDRVDKDSSKDKKRRSEATSEENGKEKKEAVAEKESGEIEDNDEKPSKKENDKENTEDQSDSEEDREKQKRERERRAEASLREREREVQRTLATHLRDRDKERQHHRHTEAVQHFSALLADLVRNGDLAWREAKRQLRKDHRWELAESLDREEKERLFNEHIEQLSRKKRDKFRELLDEVGASTELTASWRDIKKSLKDDPRYLKFSSSDRKCEKEFKEYIKDKLVAAKADFRELLQETKLITDKTYKKVQENSAHLAEIEEILRKDRRFLVLEAAAAERTRLLMGYLEELARRGPPPPPTASEPSRRPTTN, encoded by the exons ATGGAAACGAGTACCGAGCAAACTCCCGCAACTACGGAAACCGCTTCTAATAATGAGCAGGAACACAATGAAGAGGGCATGGAAGAAACTGAAGATTACAGTTTCGATGGTGAAGATTATAGGCATTTCGTACCACGGGGTCGAGGAGGGTTTAG AGGTGGGTTTGATTTTCCCATGAGAGGTGGACCTCCAAGATTTAGAGGAAGAGGATTTGGACCTAGAGGACCAATGTTTCGTGGAGCAAATAATGGATTTCCGTTTGAGGGACCTCCTAGGCCAAATTGTCCACCGGGTCCAGCAGGACCACGTTTCCGGGGACCTCCGCCGTTTGATCCTAGTTGGGGACCTATGGGGCCACCAAATCTGATGGGACCGCCAAATCTTATGGGACCTCCAGGAATG CCACCACCACACATGATGAATGGCCCAATTGGGACAGGTCCTGGACCTTATGGACCACCTCCTGGGATGGGACCACCCAATATGAATAAC ATTCCAGGTCAACAGCAGCCCCCGCAACAACAGGCACAACAAGCAAACATTCCAGGCTTAGATCTCAATGGAGAGGTATGGGTAGAAACAAAAACACCGGATGGCAaatcatattattataacattCGTACAAGGGAAACTACATGGACAAAACCAGAGGGACCAAATGTTAAGGTCATGGTGCAAGATCAG TTAGAACAACTGGTGCATGGAGCGTCTAAACAAACAACCCCAACTGGCACTCCCACTTCTACGGCTACTACTCCTAatcaaattaatgaaaataggGTGTCTCAAAGTAGCGAACAATCTTCAACAAATAATGCAGATGCTATCAGTCAACTTAGTACTGCTCCACCTGGTACAGGGCCACCTCCTACACTTGGTGAAACACCAGATATGAATGCACAACCAACTGACACAACACAAGCAAACG GTACAACACCCACAACTGTAACTAGTACCCCAACTATGAATACCCCAGCAGTAAATACAAATATGATGCAACCTCCTCCTAATATGATACCTATGCAACACAGGATGCCAAATCAATTTGGTGGTCCAATTGCAACACAATTTGGAGCAGCACCTTTTGGTATGCCACCGCCAGGGTTCCAGCCTTTTGGAGGTTATGGTCCACCACAAGCAAATTGGG GTATGCCACAAATGCCACATGGAGTCATGGCTCCACAAGCTCCAGCAGAAGATCCTGCTATATTAGCTCAGTTGGATCAGGAACTAGTAGCATCTGCTATGGTATGGACGGAACATCGTGCTCCGGATGgaagattatattattataatagtaaaGCTGGAGAATCTGTTTGGGAAAAGCCACAAGCACTAAAGGATCTtgaaa ATGCAAAATTAGCGCTACGGCAAAAAGCAGAAGAAGCAGCTGCCATCTCTACGAACACCGCCGTGACTACTTCCACCGTTACTAGTAACAATGTAACTACAGAAGCCACAAAACAAGAAAAACCTCAAGAAAGTAATCACGAAACCAAAGATAGTGTAAAGGAAACAGACGCTAATAAACcgaaaaaagaggaaacagCGCCTAAAGAAGCTGCCAAACCTCAAGACAAATCTAGACCAATCTCTAGTACACCAGTACCTGGAACTCCTTG GTGTGTTGTTTGGACGGGCGATGGACGCGTATTCTTTTATAATCCCTCATCGCGTATTTCTGTCTGGGAAAGACCAGATGATCTCATTGGTCGTCAGGATGTCGATAAGATGGTATCTACTCCGCCAGATGCAGTGGTAGCTACGAAACCAACGCGTCAATCAGATACAAGTGAAAGCAGTGATGATGAACAACCAATACCAGCAAAAAAGATGAAACAGGATGATACAAAAA CCACAGCGCcaaaagaagaggaggaaaaagagaataaaaaaactATCGATATCGGAAAGGAGGCTGCAATAGAGGCAGAAGTACGAGCTGCTAGAGAAAGGGCAATTGTTCCTTTGGAGACAAGAATTAAATCATTTAGGGATATGCTTGCAGAAAAAGAT GTATCCGCGTTTAGTACTTGGGAAAAGGAGCTTCACAAAATTGTATTTGACCCCCGATACTTACTTTTAACATCGAAGGAGAGAAAACAAGTTTTCGAGAAGTACGTAAAGGAGAGGGCGGAAGAAGAGAGGCGGGAAAAGAGGAACAAAATGAAGGAACGAAAAgaacaatttcaaaaattgcTAGAAGAAGCTGGTCTTCATGGAAA aTCTTCATTTAGTGATTTTGCTCAAAAACATGGGCGTGATGAACGGTTTAAGAATGTAGAAAAGATGCGTGAACGGGAGAGCCTATTCAACGAATATCTGCTGGAAGtgcgaaagaaggaaaaagaggaaaaaacagCAAAACGAGAACag GTGAAAAAGGAATTCATAGCGATGCTACGTGAACACAAAGACATCGACAGACATTCGCATTGGAGCGATTGTAAGAAAAAGTTGGAATCAGATTGGAGGTACAGAGTCGTAGAGTCAGCAAGCACGAGGGAAGATTGGTTTAGGGATTACATTCGTATGCTAAAGGaggagaggaaaaaggaaaaggagaaagacAAAGACCACCGGCACAGAGATAAAGATCATCACAAGTCGGAGAAGAAAGATAGGGACCGAAAGGATGTTGATAAGTACAAGGATAAATCGTCAAAGGATCGGGTTGATAAGGACAGTTCGAAGGATAAAAAACGCAGGAGCGAAGCAACTTCGGAGGAAAATGGCAAGGAAAAAAAGGAGGCAGTGGCAGAGAAGGAAAGCGGAGAAATCGAAGATAACGATGAAAAACCATCAAAAAAGGAGAACGAT AAGGAGAACACGGAAGACCAATCTGATTCAGAAGAAGACCGTGAGAAACAGAAACGAGAACGTGAAAGAAGAGCAGAAGCCAGTCTtcgtgagagagaaagagaagttcAGAGGACTCTTGCTACGCATCTTCGTGATAGAGATAAGGAAAGGCAGCACCATCGTCATACAGAGGCAGTACAGCACTTTAGTGCACTTCTTGCAGACTTG GTAAGGAATGGTGACTTAGCATGGCGGGAAGCGAAACGACAATTGAGGAAAGATCATAGATGGGAATTAGCTGAAAGTTTAGATcgcgaggaaaaagaaagactatTTAACGAACACATAGAACAGCTTAGTCGTAAGAAACGTGATAAGTTCCGCGAGCTACTTGACGAAGTAGGCGCTTCTACGGAACTTACCGCTTCATGGagagatattaaaaaatcattaaaagaCGATCCTAGATATCTTAAATTTTCATCTAGTGATCGG AAATGCGAAAAAGAATTCAAAGAGTACATTAAAGATAAACTTGTTGCGGCCAAAGCCGATTTTAGGGAACTTCTTCAA GAAACAAAACTTATCActgataaaacatataaaaaagtACAAGAAAATAGTGCACATTTAGCcgaaattgaagaaattttaagaaaagaTCGAAGATTTCTCGTATTGGAAGCAGCCGCTGCTGAACGAACGCGACTGTTAATGGGATATTTAGAAGAATTGGCACGTAGGGGTCCACCGCCACCACCTACTGCCTCAGAACCTTCAAGAAGACCAACCACAAA CTAA
- the LOC100643935 gene encoding transcription elongation regulator 1 isoform X1 codes for METSTEQTPATTETASNNEQEHNEEGMEETEDYSFDGEDYRHFVPRGRGGFRDRGRGGFDFPMRGGPPRFRGRGFGPRGPMFRGANNGFPFEGPPRPNCPPGPAGPRFRGPPPFDPSWGPMGPPNLMGPPNLMGPPGMPPPHMMNGPIGTGPGPYGPPPGMGPPNMNNIPGQQQPPQQQAQQANIPGLDLNGEVWVETKTPDGKSYYYNIRTRETTWTKPEGPNVKVMVQDQLEQLVHGASKQTTPTGTPTSTATTPNQINENRVSQSSEQSSTNNADAISQLSTAPPGTGPPPTLGETPDMNAQPTDTTQANGTTPTTVTSTPTMNTPAVNTNMMQPPPNMIPMQHRMPNQFGGPIATQFGAAPFGMPPPGFQPFGGYGPPQANWGMPQMPHGVMAPQAPAEDPAILAQLDQELVASAMVWTEHRAPDGRLYYYNSKAGESVWEKPQALKDLENAKLALRQKAEEAAAISTNTAVTTSTVTSNNVTTEATKQEKPQESNHETKDSVKETDANKPKKEETAPKEAAKPQDKSRPISSTPVPGTPWCVVWTGDGRVFFYNPSSRISVWERPDDLIGRQDVDKMVSTPPDAVVATKPTRQSDTSESSDDEQPIPAKKMKQDDTKTTAPKEEEEKENKKTIDIGKEAAIEAEVRAARERAIVPLETRIKSFRDMLAEKDVSAFSTWEKELHKIVFDPRYLLLTSKERKQVFEKYVKERAEEERREKRNKMKERKEQFQKLLEEAGLHGKSSFSDFAQKHGRDERFKNVEKMRERESLFNEYLLEVRKKEKEEKTAKREQVKKEFIAMLREHKDIDRHSHWSDCKKKLESDWRYRVVESASTREDWFRDYIRMLKEERKKEKEKDKDHRHRDKDHHKSEKKDRDRKDVDKYKDKSSKDRVDKDSSKDKKRRSEATSEENGKEKKEAVAEKESGEIEDNDEKPSKKENDKENTEDQSDSEEDREKQKRERERRAEASLREREREVQRTLATHLRDRDKERQHHRHTEAVQHFSALLADLVRNGDLAWREAKRQLRKDHRWELAESLDREEKERLFNEHIEQLSRKKRDKFRELLDEVGASTELTASWRDIKKSLKDDPRYLKFSSSDRKCEKEFKEYIKDKLVAAKADFRELLQETKLITDKTYKKVQENSAHLAEIEEILRKDRRFLVLEAAAAERTRLLMGYLEELARRGPPPPPTASEPSRRPTTN; via the exons ATGGAAACGAGTACCGAGCAAACTCCCGCAACTACGGAAACCGCTTCTAATAATGAGCAGGAACACAATGAAGAGGGCATGGAAGAAACTGAAGATTACAGTTTCGATGGTGAAGATTATAGGCATTTCGTACCACGGGGTCGAGGAGGGTTTAG GGATCGTGGCAGAGGTGGGTTTGATTTTCCCATGAGAGGTGGACCTCCAAGATTTAGAGGAAGAGGATTTGGACCTAGAGGACCAATGTTTCGTGGAGCAAATAATGGATTTCCGTTTGAGGGACCTCCTAGGCCAAATTGTCCACCGGGTCCAGCAGGACCACGTTTCCGGGGACCTCCGCCGTTTGATCCTAGTTGGGGACCTATGGGGCCACCAAATCTGATGGGACCGCCAAATCTTATGGGACCTCCAGGAATG CCACCACCACACATGATGAATGGCCCAATTGGGACAGGTCCTGGACCTTATGGACCACCTCCTGGGATGGGACCACCCAATATGAATAAC ATTCCAGGTCAACAGCAGCCCCCGCAACAACAGGCACAACAAGCAAACATTCCAGGCTTAGATCTCAATGGAGAGGTATGGGTAGAAACAAAAACACCGGATGGCAaatcatattattataacattCGTACAAGGGAAACTACATGGACAAAACCAGAGGGACCAAATGTTAAGGTCATGGTGCAAGATCAG TTAGAACAACTGGTGCATGGAGCGTCTAAACAAACAACCCCAACTGGCACTCCCACTTCTACGGCTACTACTCCTAatcaaattaatgaaaataggGTGTCTCAAAGTAGCGAACAATCTTCAACAAATAATGCAGATGCTATCAGTCAACTTAGTACTGCTCCACCTGGTACAGGGCCACCTCCTACACTTGGTGAAACACCAGATATGAATGCACAACCAACTGACACAACACAAGCAAACG GTACAACACCCACAACTGTAACTAGTACCCCAACTATGAATACCCCAGCAGTAAATACAAATATGATGCAACCTCCTCCTAATATGATACCTATGCAACACAGGATGCCAAATCAATTTGGTGGTCCAATTGCAACACAATTTGGAGCAGCACCTTTTGGTATGCCACCGCCAGGGTTCCAGCCTTTTGGAGGTTATGGTCCACCACAAGCAAATTGGG GTATGCCACAAATGCCACATGGAGTCATGGCTCCACAAGCTCCAGCAGAAGATCCTGCTATATTAGCTCAGTTGGATCAGGAACTAGTAGCATCTGCTATGGTATGGACGGAACATCGTGCTCCGGATGgaagattatattattataatagtaaaGCTGGAGAATCTGTTTGGGAAAAGCCACAAGCACTAAAGGATCTtgaaa ATGCAAAATTAGCGCTACGGCAAAAAGCAGAAGAAGCAGCTGCCATCTCTACGAACACCGCCGTGACTACTTCCACCGTTACTAGTAACAATGTAACTACAGAAGCCACAAAACAAGAAAAACCTCAAGAAAGTAATCACGAAACCAAAGATAGTGTAAAGGAAACAGACGCTAATAAACcgaaaaaagaggaaacagCGCCTAAAGAAGCTGCCAAACCTCAAGACAAATCTAGACCAATCTCTAGTACACCAGTACCTGGAACTCCTTG GTGTGTTGTTTGGACGGGCGATGGACGCGTATTCTTTTATAATCCCTCATCGCGTATTTCTGTCTGGGAAAGACCAGATGATCTCATTGGTCGTCAGGATGTCGATAAGATGGTATCTACTCCGCCAGATGCAGTGGTAGCTACGAAACCAACGCGTCAATCAGATACAAGTGAAAGCAGTGATGATGAACAACCAATACCAGCAAAAAAGATGAAACAGGATGATACAAAAA CCACAGCGCcaaaagaagaggaggaaaaagagaataaaaaaactATCGATATCGGAAAGGAGGCTGCAATAGAGGCAGAAGTACGAGCTGCTAGAGAAAGGGCAATTGTTCCTTTGGAGACAAGAATTAAATCATTTAGGGATATGCTTGCAGAAAAAGAT GTATCCGCGTTTAGTACTTGGGAAAAGGAGCTTCACAAAATTGTATTTGACCCCCGATACTTACTTTTAACATCGAAGGAGAGAAAACAAGTTTTCGAGAAGTACGTAAAGGAGAGGGCGGAAGAAGAGAGGCGGGAAAAGAGGAACAAAATGAAGGAACGAAAAgaacaatttcaaaaattgcTAGAAGAAGCTGGTCTTCATGGAAA aTCTTCATTTAGTGATTTTGCTCAAAAACATGGGCGTGATGAACGGTTTAAGAATGTAGAAAAGATGCGTGAACGGGAGAGCCTATTCAACGAATATCTGCTGGAAGtgcgaaagaaggaaaaagaggaaaaaacagCAAAACGAGAACag GTGAAAAAGGAATTCATAGCGATGCTACGTGAACACAAAGACATCGACAGACATTCGCATTGGAGCGATTGTAAGAAAAAGTTGGAATCAGATTGGAGGTACAGAGTCGTAGAGTCAGCAAGCACGAGGGAAGATTGGTTTAGGGATTACATTCGTATGCTAAAGGaggagaggaaaaaggaaaaggagaaagacAAAGACCACCGGCACAGAGATAAAGATCATCACAAGTCGGAGAAGAAAGATAGGGACCGAAAGGATGTTGATAAGTACAAGGATAAATCGTCAAAGGATCGGGTTGATAAGGACAGTTCGAAGGATAAAAAACGCAGGAGCGAAGCAACTTCGGAGGAAAATGGCAAGGAAAAAAAGGAGGCAGTGGCAGAGAAGGAAAGCGGAGAAATCGAAGATAACGATGAAAAACCATCAAAAAAGGAGAACGAT AAGGAGAACACGGAAGACCAATCTGATTCAGAAGAAGACCGTGAGAAACAGAAACGAGAACGTGAAAGAAGAGCAGAAGCCAGTCTtcgtgagagagaaagagaagttcAGAGGACTCTTGCTACGCATCTTCGTGATAGAGATAAGGAAAGGCAGCACCATCGTCATACAGAGGCAGTACAGCACTTTAGTGCACTTCTTGCAGACTTG GTAAGGAATGGTGACTTAGCATGGCGGGAAGCGAAACGACAATTGAGGAAAGATCATAGATGGGAATTAGCTGAAAGTTTAGATcgcgaggaaaaagaaagactatTTAACGAACACATAGAACAGCTTAGTCGTAAGAAACGTGATAAGTTCCGCGAGCTACTTGACGAAGTAGGCGCTTCTACGGAACTTACCGCTTCATGGagagatattaaaaaatcattaaaagaCGATCCTAGATATCTTAAATTTTCATCTAGTGATCGG AAATGCGAAAAAGAATTCAAAGAGTACATTAAAGATAAACTTGTTGCGGCCAAAGCCGATTTTAGGGAACTTCTTCAA GAAACAAAACTTATCActgataaaacatataaaaaagtACAAGAAAATAGTGCACATTTAGCcgaaattgaagaaattttaagaaaagaTCGAAGATTTCTCGTATTGGAAGCAGCCGCTGCTGAACGAACGCGACTGTTAATGGGATATTTAGAAGAATTGGCACGTAGGGGTCCACCGCCACCACCTACTGCCTCAGAACCTTCAAGAAGACCAACCACAAA CTAA